In Phragmites australis chromosome 16, lpPhrAust1.1, whole genome shotgun sequence, one DNA window encodes the following:
- the LOC133895287 gene encoding bZIP transcription factor TRAB1-like, with the protein MDLKDGERRGAGALSRQGSIYSLTFDEFQSTLGGMGGGLGKDFGSMNMDELLRSIWTAEESQAMASASASAAPGEEGALQRQGSLTLPRTLSVKTVDEVWRDVMREVPPPGTAGGGEPQPSRQPTLGEMTLEEFLVRAGVVRENPAAATEMAAAVLVPPVAPRPIQAVNNGSSIFFGNSGGANDIGAGAMGFAPVGIGDQAMGNGLMPGVAGMAGAAVTMSLVDTAVAQLDSVGKGNEDLSSPMAPVPYPFEGVIRGRRSGGGVEKVVERRQRRMIKNRESAARSRARKQAYTMELEAEVQKLKELNAELQKKQEEMMEMQRNQVLEVISNPNAQKKRCLRRTLTGPW; encoded by the exons aTGGATCTGAAGGACGGCGAGAGGAGAGGGGCGGGGGCGCTGTCGAGGCAGGGGTCGATCTACTCGCTGACGTTCGATGAGTTCCAAAGCACGCTCGGCGGGATGGGGGGAGGGCTCGGCAAGGACTTCGGCTCCATGAACATGGACGAGCTGCTGAGGAGCATCTGGACCGCGGAGGAGAGCCAGGCCATGGCCTCGGCCTCGGCGTCCGCGGCGCCCGGCGAGGAGGGGGCGCTGCAGAGGCAGGGGTCCCTCACCCTGCCCCGCACGCTCAGCGTCAAGACGGTGGACGAGGTTTGGCGGGACGTCATGCgcgaggtgccgccgccggggacggccggtggtggggagcCGCAGCCCAGCCGGCAGCCGACCCTCGGGGAGATGACGCTGGAGGAGTTCCTGGTCAGGGCCGGGGTCGTCCGGGAGAACCCCGCCGCGGCGACGGAGATGGCGGCTGCCGTCCTCGTGCCGCCGGTGGCTCCGCGGCCGATTCAGGCGGTCAATAATGGCTCCTCCATCTTTTTCGGCAACTCTGGGGGCGCCAATGACATCGGGGCCGGCGCGATGGGGTTTGCGCCGGTGGGGATTGGGGACCAGGCCATGGGCAATGGGCTGATGCCTGGGGTGGCAGGGATGGCGGGTGCTGCGGTCACTATGAGTCTGGTGGATACGGCGGTGGCCCAGCTAGATTCTGTGGGCAAGGGGAACGAGGACCTGTCCTCGCCGATGgcgccggtgccgtaccccttTGAGGGGGTGATAAGGGGAAGGAGGAGCGGTGGGGGTGTAGAGAAGGTGGTTGAGCGGCGGCAGAGGAGGATGATCAAGAACAGGGAGTCTGCGGCTAGATCCCGTGCCCGGAAGCAG GCTTATACCATGGAGTTGGAAGCTGAAGTTCAGAAACTCAAGGAACTGAACGCAGAATTGCAGAAGAAGCAG GAAGAAATGATGGAAATGCAGAGAAATCAG GTCCTGGAAGTGATCAGCAATCCGAATGCTCAAAAGAAACGCTGCCTGCGAAGAACATTGACAGGCCCCTGGTAA